The Cucurbita pepo subsp. pepo cultivar mu-cu-16 chromosome LG15, ASM280686v2, whole genome shotgun sequence genome contains the following window.
aaccttgagaggaagcccaaataggacaatggGCACCATGTGCAGTTAAATAATGTTGCCCTCTTGAGCTAACTATTTTCCTTTCCCTATTTGGCGTTAGGTAGGGAGGAACATAAAAGAATCGATAAACACGAACGAAAAAGATTCTTACGTCTCGGGAAATTCAGCGATATCAACCTGTGGTAGGTACTTCATTAGTTGCTgttgttcttcatttgttAACCGTCTCGCAAACTCTCCGAAGTTCACGACGTCCTAGACATAGAAACAAAGCACATTTGCACTAAGATACATAAATATCTATCAGAATTCACAAAACAAGTTATGGATCCAGCGAACTAAAAGATGCAACTTACATTTATATCTACATCACATAAGGGCGAGTCGTGGTTTCCAAGAACTTGTAAGCATTCGTGACGAGACTCGTCCCtgaaatttgaagagaaaaagaatagtGATTGTTCATATAATTGTGTTATGCATTTCcctttgttttcaattttgtgaagTAGATTGGAGCTACCTGTTAAACTGTTCTTGTTGTTCACTACATACAAGAACAGTTGCAGAATGAGGGGAATAGATATCATTTATCAAGTATTGCTTGTTATCAACTGAAACTGAGCTAGCTTCAGATTCCTCGTCTCGAGCTATCGAGCTTGGATGCCTAATGAGAATGCTTCCATGGCCTATCTCAACAGAGACCATAGGTTTTTCGCTCTCGAAAAGCAGATCGTCCTCGGAAGCTTCGGAGAAATAGGAGGATCTCTGCTCTCGTAAAATACTACATAGATCTTTAGTCAGTTTTTCAACCGGGGATTGCTTTGGACGAGTCACACACGTCCTCTTCCTCGAAGGCACCGTTGTCTCCCACACTACTGACTGAGCTGGACCTTAAGATTGCCAAATGGAAGATAATTACAGTCAGCATTGCATACCTCATTCACTAAGATGAATAATAGAACAAAACCAATTGAGctataataatcaaatattaaacataagATTCGGGCGGAGGGTTTCGAAGACGTTCGTTCTATCGATCATCAAGAATTGTTTTCAGTGTTTAACCTGTCAAATCACTTGCATCTGCACTGCTGAAATGGGCACAACTCTCAGGATTAGATATGGCCGATCCAGAACTCGACCTATTGCTTGTGTCTTCATCCACTACTCTATGGTAATCCTGACCTTGATCGGGAAGCGTCCACGCAATCGATCCATCGGCTTGTTGTAGCTTTCGTTTCAGCAGTTttacttctttgtttttatttattgaaatgcTCTTCACCCTGGAAGCCCTGTGATCTTCATATTCATCAGGAACAGTCCGAGCATGCAACGGGGTATAGTTTGTGAGTGTTCCTTTTGTCCTCCATCGGGATCCACATGCATTGCATAACACCGGTTTGTCGGGGGGTCCATTACGCCAAAGAGGAGTGCCTGTCCCAGCATTTGGGCATTAGATACTCAGAAGTAAAGATTCTTAAACCAACAATCAATGAAACTGTAGAATTTTCAATACAACAAAGCAAAGAACAAGAGTTGTTCCAACTTTTATCCATTGTTTCATAAGAACTCAATAAGTTTCTGGTAGAATAATGCATGGAGATGGTATAACATGTTGCCCGACTTATAAAAAGTCG
Protein-coding sequences here:
- the LOC111811515 gene encoding GATA transcription factor 26-like; protein product: MGKHGPCCHCGVISTPLWRNGPPDKPVLCNACGSRWRTKGTLTNYTPLHARTVPDEYEDHRASRVKSISINKNKEVKLLKRKLQQADGSIAWTLPDQGQDYHRVVDEDTSNRSSSGSAISNPESCAHFSSADASDLTGPAQSVVWETTVPSRKRTCVTRPKQSPVEKLTKDLCSILREQRSSYFSEASEDDLLFESEKPMVSVEIGHGSILIRHPSSIARDEESEASSVSVDNKQYLINDIYSPHSATVLVCSEQQEQFNRDESRHECLQVLGNHDSPLCDVDINDVVNFGEFARRLTNEEQQQLMKYLPQVDIAEFPETVKRMFDSPYFKENLMSFQQLLSEGVFDASFLGTKIEDCKTLRRLVLSNSSKSKWVELYQQLKKCENGSKEPFLSRANTSVSSNYMNVDESYNQTIPEVKTIMKSPKRLVMKENKDPGENDGSCFSPTSLFALPPDGSYDMFDCLHFVEERSDHGLLLEVRSNSSFPQAELLHPTSRSGGRQASTCSSSVHPHLVHH